One window of Pyxicephalus adspersus chromosome 4, UCB_Pads_2.0, whole genome shotgun sequence genomic DNA carries:
- the PPP1R7 gene encoding protein phosphatase 1 regulatory subunit 7 produces MAYGGGEVQDMEVDKRRESDESADDDIKEKRVVQDGEVQNGEEAADDSETPVDLETIILDPEAEDVDLNHMRIGTIQGFEVLRKVKTLCLRQNLIKVIENLEQLVALNELDLYDNQIRIIQNLENLSQLQILDLSFNLLKRIEGLESLTALQRLYLVNNKISRVENLSSLTQLRLLELGSNRIREIENLDTLRDLDSLFLGKNKITKLQNMETLSNLTVLSVQSNRLTKIEGLQSLVNLRELYLSDNGIQVLEGLENNKKLTTLDVASNRIKRIENIRHLTELQEFWMNDNLVDNWADLEELSNAQGLQTVYLERNPIQKDNQYRRKIMLALPCVRQIDATFVRF; encoded by the exons ATGGCGTATGGCGGGGGAGAGGTGCAAGACATGGAAG ttgataaACGTAGAGAGTCCGATGAATCTGCAGATGATGATATAAAAGAGAAGCGAGTTGTCCAAGATGGAGAAGTGCAGAATGGTGAAGAGGCAGCAG ATGATTCTGAGACACCAGTAGACTTGGAGACCATCATTTTGGACCCCGAAGCTGAG GATGTTGACCTAAACCACATGCGAATAGGAACGATTCAGGGATTTGAGGTGCTCAGAAAAGTTAAG ACCCTATGCCTGCGTCAAAACCTTATAAAGGTGATTGAAAACTTGGAACAGTTGGTCGCATTGAATGAATTGGACCTGTATGACAATCAAATCCGTATTATCCAGAACCTGGAGAACCTGAGTCAACTCCA aattcTTGATCTGTCATTCAACCTTCTAAAACGCATTGAAGGTCTGGAGTCGCTGACTGCATTGCAGCGTCTTTACTTGGTGAATAACAAGATCAGTCGGGTTGAGAATCTCAGCAGTTTAACACAACTCCGGTTGTTAGAACTGGGCTCAAACCGTATCAGA GAGATTGAGAATCTGGATACATTAAGAGATCTTGACAGCCTTTTTcttggtaaaaacaaaattaccaaaCTGCAGAACATGGAAACTTTATCTAACCTCACTGTATTAAGTGTACAG AGTAATCGCCTTACAAAGATTGAAGGCCTTCAAAGTCTTGTGAATCTGCGTGAGCTCTACCTAAGTGACAACGGCATCCAAGTTTTGGAAGGTCTGGAGAACAAT AAAAAGCTTACAACCTTGGACGTTGCTTCTAACAGAATAAAGAGAATTGAAAACATAAGACATTTGACAGAACTCCAGGAATTCTGG aTGAATGACAATTTGGTGGATAACTGGGCAGACTTAGAAGAATTAAGCAATGCCCAGGGTTTGCAGACCGTGTATCTAGAAAGGAACCCTATACAGAAAGACAACCAATACAGGCGCAAAATCATGCTGGCGCTGCCCTGCGTCCGCCAGATTGATGCAACGTTTGTCCGGTTCTGA